GATCCTCGGAGGCAGCGGAGAGGGCAAGACGACGATCCTCAAACTCGTCATGGGTCTCATACGTCCTGATTCAGGGGAAATACTCATCGAAGGAGAGAACATAACGGAGAAGACCGAAGACGATCTGAGAGAGGTGAGGATGAAATTCAGCATCGTCTTCCAGGAAGGGGCACTCTTCGACTCCCTCGATGTGAAGGAGAACGTCGCCTTCTGCTTACGGGAATACTCTGCGATGTCCGAGGAAGAGATCGACCGGAAGGTGGAGGAATTGCTCAAGAAGGTGGATGTCGAACACGCAAAATACCTCATGCCCGAGGAACTGAGCGGTGGTATGCATCGTCGTGTCGCGATCGCCAGGTCTCTTGCGTCGTGTGATCCAAAGATGTTTCTCTACGACGAGCCGACGAGCGGACTCGACCCGGTGAATGCCGACAATATATGCAAGCTGATCACCGCCCTTTCCGAAGACGGCAAGGGATTCATGATCGTAACCCATAAATTGTCCGACGCCCTCAAGGTGGCGGACAGATTCATCTTCCTGAAAAACGGCATGATAGTATTTGACGGGAACCGGGATTATCTTCTCCAGTCGACGGTGCCGGAAATCGAGATATACGTCAGGGAGTGTAATGTCGTACAATAGTGCTGCATTACCCGGACTTCTCGGAAGGAGGCTGACATGTACGATCTGAAGAAGCAACTTGCCTGGTCGAAGCTCAAGGTCGGCCTCGTCATCACCCTCGCCCTCCTCACCCTGTTCTTTGTCGTCTTCTTTGCGGGCAGCATCGAGAATATCTTCGCGCCGAGGGGTGTCCTCAAGGCAGAGATTCAGGATGTCAAGGGATTGAGGAGAGGTTCTCCGGTTTGGCTCTCAGGGATAGAGGTCGGCTCCGTGAAAAACATACAGCTTCATCCTTCATCTGGGGCGATTGTGACCCTCTCGATCAGGAAGAACGCCCTGGAGTTTGTCAGGAAGGATGCACAGGCGAGCGTTCTCACCATGGGGCTGCTCGGGGACAAATACGTCGAGCTGAACGCGGGCTCGAGCGCTGCGGCACCGGTCAGGTCCGGCGACATGATACGGGGGGCTGCGCAGATTGAGTTAAAGGATGTCGTGGGGACGTCGGCCCAATCGATGGAGCGCCTGACGGAATTCATAAAAAAACTCGATAACCTCGTCACAAAGATCGAGAAGGGCGAAGGGACGATAGCGCAGCTGATATCAGACCGCGCCCTCTACGACAACCTCAGAGAAGCCTCAAAGACCCTGGCGCTGACCGCTAAAGAGATACGGGAGGCGAGGGGGACGATGGGACTCCTTATCGAAGACCCTACGCTTTATAACAAAATGCTCTCAGCGACCGCTTCCGTCGAGGAATTCGGGAAGAAACTGAATACCGGCTCCGGGACTCTCATGAAACTCGTCGAGGACCCGGCGCTCTACAATCGGATGCTCTCGGCAACCGCATCCGTGGAGGAGTTCGGGAAGAAACTGAATGAGGGTTCGGGGACGCTGAACAGGCTTGTTCAGGACCCGTCATTGTATGAGAACCTCAATAAGGCGTCAGCCCAGCTTTCCTCTATTTTAGAGAGGATCGATAACGGCGAAGGAACAGCGGGCGCTCTTATCAGGGACGAAGAACTCGCAAAGGAGTTAAAGGAGACTATCGGCGAGGTCAAGGAATTGGCAGGAGACATCAGAAAGAACCCGGGCCGGTATTTTAGATTCAGTATCATCGGACATTGATGCCCCGTCTAAAAGGATTTCCATGAGTCTCTTCTTCCTCGTATTCTTCCTCCTCTATGGCGGGCTCCATCTCTACGCGTTTC
This portion of the Thermodesulfovibrionales bacterium genome encodes:
- a CDS encoding ATP-binding cassette domain-containing protein — protein: ILGGSGEGKTTILKLVMGLIRPDSGEILIEGENITEKTEDDLREVRMKFSIVFQEGALFDSLDVKENVAFCLREYSAMSEEEIDRKVEELLKKVDVEHAKYLMPEELSGGMHRRVAIARSLASCDPKMFLYDEPTSGLDPVNADNICKLITALSEDGKGFMIVTHKLSDALKVADRFIFLKNGMIVFDGNRDYLLQSTVPEIEIYVRECNVVQ
- a CDS encoding MlaD family protein, translated to MYDLKKQLAWSKLKVGLVITLALLTLFFVVFFAGSIENIFAPRGVLKAEIQDVKGLRRGSPVWLSGIEVGSVKNIQLHPSSGAIVTLSIRKNALEFVRKDAQASVLTMGLLGDKYVELNAGSSAAAPVRSGDMIRGAAQIELKDVVGTSAQSMERLTEFIKKLDNLVTKIEKGEGTIAQLISDRALYDNLREASKTLALTAKEIREARGTMGLLIEDPTLYNKMLSATASVEEFGKKLNTGSGTLMKLVEDPALYNRMLSATASVEEFGKKLNEGSGTLNRLVQDPSLYENLNKASAQLSSILERIDNGEGTAGALIRDEELAKELKETIGEVKELAGDIRKNPGRYFRFSIIGH